From the Chitinophaga lutea genome, the window GCCGCTTTCGGCAATCTTCAGGGAACCGGAGCAGGTGAATACACCGGGAGCTAACACTACCGCCCCGCGGAAACCGTCCACGGGGGGTAATTTCGCTACTTCGTCCAGTGCGGCCTGGATGTTTTCGGTATCATCGGCGCCGGAAGGTTTCACCCGGCGCTTCTCCGCCACCATTGGCAGCGGTACGCCGCCTCCGCGGTAACCGGCGTAGGAAAAATCCATGATGCGGTCGCCGGCCGGCGTGGTTTTATAGGCCAGCCGGCCGTCTTTCCCGGGATATACCCAGCTGCTACGGACAGGAGAGGATTGTGCGGAAGCCGGTACATCCGGCCATAATAAACCGGCAATGAAAAATAAATGAACAGTTTTGAACATAGTGGAATTTTAAAACGGGTTTTAAAGTAAACATTTTTCCGTTCAGGCCCGGTAAAATATGATGGAAGAGATTTAATTTGTGCGGCATTCCATCAAAGCCGCATCCTCATGCTCCGTTTCCTGTTCATATTCATCTTCGGCTGTACGGTACAGACCGCCGCACAAAACTGCGACATCCCGGGCAGTACGGTCATATATGACTACGCCGCCAAAAAGTGGATCTGCACCGATTCCGCCGATGCCTGGAAACCCTCGCAGCCCGCGTCCACCTTCAAGATCATCAACCTGCTCATCGCCCTCGAAACGGGTGTGATCAAAGACGAGAACGAAGTGATCAAATGGCCGGGAAAAACGGATACCTCGCTGTACGGCTACCGCCCCGAAATCTATAAAGACATGACGGTGAAAAGAGCTTTCGAAGTATCCGCGGGATGGGCGTTTATCGAACTGTCGAAAAAAATAGGGAAGGAGCGGTACCGGCATTACCTGAAGGCCTGCCGGTATGGGAATGGCGATCTCAGCCGCAACGACCCGGATTTCTGGAACTTCGGGCCGTTTAAAATATCGCCGCGCAACCAGGTGGAATTTCTGATCAGCGTCTATGAAGAGAAATTACCGTTTTCCAAACGTAACTTTGCGATATTGAAGCGTGTCATGATCACGGAACAGACCAATGATTACACGATACGCTCCAAAACCGGCTGGACGCGCCTCGATGGTAACGATTACGGCTGGTGGACCGGCTACCTGGAGAAAAAGAACAACGTATACTTTTTCGCCACACGGCTGGTGAAAGAAAGGAAAACCCAAAACCCGGATTTCGGATCATGCAGAAAACTCGTTACCATTCAGCGGCTGAAGGAGCTGAAGGCGATGTGATCGCCCAGCTGCGGCCCTTGCTCACCACATACGCGTACAACATCACCGGCGTGCTGGAAGAGGCGCGCGACCTGGTGCAGGATGCTTATGTACGCTTCATGCAAACGGATACAAAGCGTACCTCATCCGCACGGTCATCAACCTGTCGATCAACCGCAACACCCAACGTAAAAAAACAAGTTATCCCGGCGAGTGGCTGCCGGAACCCGTCGATACCTCCCGCCCGGACAGCGGGTTGCTGGGCAAGGACGTGCTGCGCTATTCGCTGATGGTGCTGCTCGAAAAGCTGAACGCGCGGGAAAGGGCGGTGTTCATTTTGCGGGAGGCGTTCAATTACGACTACGCCGAAATCGCCGCCGCACTGGAAATCTCGGAAGCAAACGCCCGCCAGCTGCTGAGCCGCGCCAAAAAACAGCTGCACCACCATCCGCCGGCCACGGTACGGCAGCAGGACCAGGCCTTCCTCCAACGTTACCTCGAAGTCATCCACCAGGGCGATACCTCCCGCCTGGAGAAGCTGCTGCACGAAGATATCACTTCCATCTCCGACGGCGGCGGCAAGGTAGCGGCCGCGATACAACCGATACATGGCAGAAAAGCGGTACAGGCCTTCCTGCTGGGCATCTACCAGAAGTTTTATCATGCCGCCGATATCAGGGCGGTCACTATCAATCACCAGCCGGCATTGCTGTATTACTTCAACGGCCAGCTTACCACCTGCCAGGTGTTTACGGTAGACGACAACGGCATCAGCGGCGTGTACCTGATCCGCAACCCGGAGAAGCTCGCGGCGATCGCCCTGTAAAAAATCCTCCAGGGGTTGTCACAAAACGGAAATACTGTTTGTCTTTAAAGAAAAAGACTGATAGTATGACACCAAGAATTTCACCCGCCGACATACCGGCGGGGCTGATTGAAGCCATGCGCCACGTACAGGCGTACATCGATGATGCGGGCCTCGACCGCCGCCTGCTCGAACTGGTTCGCACCCGCGTATCCCAGATCAACAGCTGCGCCTATTGCCTGGATATGCACCACAAGGAAGCCCTGCACGCCGGGGAAACCATCCAGCGGCTGATCTCCGTGTCCGCCTGGAGGGAAGCGCCCTACTACAGCCCGAAAGAACAGGCCGTACTGGCTTTCGCGGAAAACCTCACCCATATGCCGGCGGAAGAACATTCCGACGACCTGCATTATGAAATGCTCCAGCACTTCAGCCGCCCGGAAATTGCCCTGTGGAGCCTCGCCGTGGCCCAGATCAATTCCTGGAACAGGCTCGTGCGCTCGTTCGGGACCGTAGCCGGCAACTACAAGGTGCCGGAAAGCAGGCCCCGCCTGGAGCCGGGAACACCGGCCTGAGGCTGTCCGTTTCCGGACAACCGGCGTTCGCCCGTGAACAGGCAGACGCCGGTTGTTTTTGGGTAAATGGGCCACCATGGCTACATTTGCTTTATGGCAACCTTCTTGCTGGCATCTGGCAGGCTTTCTAAACCAGATACACATGTTTAAACACAACCTGCTCATCATTTTCCGGAATTTCAGGCGCTTCAAAGGCTCTTTTTTCATCAACCTGGCCGGTTTATCGACCGGGCTGGCCTGTGTGCTGCTCATCTACCTCTGGGTAGACGATGAGCTGCACGTCGACAAGTTCCATCAAAATGACGAGCAGGTGTACCAGGTGATGCAGAACATGCAGCTGGCCGACCATATCGAAACGGTCGACGCTTCGCCGTTCCCGCTGGCGGAAGCATTGAAAGCCGAAATGCCGGAGGTGGAACAGACGGCCATGTGTACTAACCCGGCCTGGCTCGACAAGTTCAGTATAACGGCAGATGGCCTTACCATAAAAGCAGGCGGCATTTTCGCATCGCCCGAATTTTTCTCGGTGTTCACCTACCCGGTGCTGCAGGGAAAAATGGCGGGCAGCAATGATGTTATGGTGTCCGCGTCGCTTGCGCGGAAATTGTACAAAACGGAAAACGAAGCCATGGGCAAACCGTTCCCCTGGGAACTGGGGCGCGTAAAAGGCAATGCCCGTATTGCCGGCATTTTCAAAGATGTGCCCGCCAATTCCTCCATGCAATTCGAGCTGGTGCTTTCCGCCGGTTTCATCAAAGAATTCATGCCCAATAACCTGCATTGGGGCAATTATAATATCCTCACTTTCGCGCAGCTGCGCCCGGGTACCGATGTCGCGGCTTTCAACAAAAAAATCGCAGGCTTCATCCGCACGAAGCGGAGCGATTCCAACATCACCCTGTTCCTGAAAAAATATTCGGACGCGTATCTCTACGGCAAATACGAGAACGGCGCGGCGGTGGGCGGCAGGATCGCCTACGTGCGGCTCTTTTCCATCATCGCCGTATTCATCCTTTTGATTGCCTGCATCAACTTCATGAACCTTTCCACCGCCAAAGCTTCGCGGCGGCTGAAAGAGGTGGGCATCAAAAAGGCGCTGGGCGTCAGCCGGCGCTCGCTCATCTGGCAGCACATGTGCGAGGCGCTGATGATGACGTTCATATCGCTGTTCGTTGCCCTGCTACTGGCGGCTATGCTCACCGGGCCGTTTAACCGCATTACGGGCAAGGAACTGCACCTCGTTCCCGGCGTCAGGCTGGTTGCTTCCCTGCTCGGGATCACGCTCGTTACGGGACTGCTGGCGGGCAGTTATCCCGCCCTGTACCTGTCTCGCTTCAACCCGCTGACGGTGCTGAAAGGCCGCCTGCAAACTTCCTTCGGCGAAGTGTGGACGCGCAAGGGGCTGGTGGTGTTCCAGTTCGCGATGTCGGTGATACTCATCGTGGCCGTTACCGTGGTGTACAAACAGATCGATTTTGTGCAGACGCGGCAGCTGGGGTACGACCGAAGCAATGTGCTCTATTTCCAGCGCGACGGCAAAGCCGGCGAAAACGCGGCCGCCTTCATGGCCCGGATCAAACAATTACCCGGCGTGCAGGATGCGAGCAGCATGGAAGACATCATCGTGGGGCAGCACAGCTTTACCGAAGGCCTCGACTGGCCCGGCCGGAAAAAAGACGAGATCATCAAGTTCGAAAATGTGACGCTCAGTTTCGGGGCGATGGAAGTGCTGGGCATGCAGATGGCGGAAGGAAGGATGTTTTCCACCACTCACCCGACCGACAGCTTTGCGCTGATCCTCAATGAAGCCGGCGTAAAGGCCATCGGGCTGAAAGACCCGGTAGGCAAAACAGTGAAGCTCTGGGGCACCGAGCGCAAGGTGATCGGCGTTGTGAAAGATTTCCATTTTGAATCGTTCCATAAAGCGGTGGAGCCGGTGTTCCTGAAAATAGGCACCACCGAATGCACCAATATGCTCGTTAAAATAGCGCCCGGCAGGGAAAAACAGGCCATCGCCGGGCTGGAACGGCTTTACCGGGAGTTCAATCCGGGGTACACTTTTGAATACCGGTTCATGGATGCCTCGTACCAGTCGCTGTACGACGCGGAAAAAAGAGTGTCAGCGCTCTCCGGCTATTTCGCCGGACTGGCCATCCTCATTTCCTGCCTCGGCCTCTTCGGCCTGGCTGCCTTCACGGCGGAACGGCGCTGGAAAGAGATCGGCATCCGCAAAGTGCTGGGCGCTTCGGTGACCAATATCGTCACCATGCTGTCGGGCGACTTCATCAAACTCGTGCTGATCTCCATCGTGATCGCCTGTCCCGTTGCCTGGTACGCCATGCATACCTGGCTCAGCGGTTTCGCTTACCGGATCGACCTGCAATGGTGGATGTTCGCGCTGGCGGGGCTGGCGGCCATCTGCATAGCGCTGATGTCTGTGGGGGTACAATCCGTGAAAGCCGCGCTCATGAACCCCGTGAAAACGCTGCATGCGGATTAGCATCCTCAACTACCATGATATTTGTATTAAAGCGGTCCATGTGGCCGCTTTAATAATTTTAAGCCCTTTTTAATCCGCTTTAAAGGCCCTTTTAATACCCGGTGCGGAGCTTTGTGTTCATGAAGCCGGGCGTGAAGAAAGCCTTTGCATTCCTGTAGCGAAAACCCGGCTTCATCCGATCACGGAAAGATCAATTATTAACGGATGAAAAAGCTTGGCATTTTCTGGATTGTTTCCATCCTCCTGTCAACGAACGGCATGGCGCAGGACGCCCGCCGGCTCACTTTACCGCAGGCGGAATCGATGTTCCTGCAAAACAACTTTCTCCTGCTCGCACAGCGGTACCAGGTGAGCGCGGACGAAGCGCTCGTGCAACAGGCAAAGCTCTGGGACAATCCCTCCTTTTCTTCGACATCCGGTTTTGGCACCATCCAAAAGGTGCAGCCCTTTAATATCGGCAGCGGCGGACAATTTGAAGGCGACATCGATCAATTGATACGGCTGGCAGGCAAAAGGAACAAACAGGTACAACTGGCCCAATGGAACGCGGCAACGTCCGCCGCCGCTTTTAAAGAATTGATGCGCACCCTCCGGCTGCAGTTGCGCAGCAGCTATTACGAACTGTATTTCCTGAAAGAAACGGAAAAGGTCCTGAAGGAACAGCTCACCAATCTCCAGAAAATTCTCGACGCGTATCATTCCGCCGACTCGAGCGGCAGCGTGGCGCATGCTGACGTGATCCGCCTGCAGGCCCTGCAGATCGGCATCGCCAACGACTACACCGACCTGCGGCAGCGGGAGCTCGACGCCTCGCAAAGCCTGCAATTGCTGCTGGGCAGCGCCGGTCCGGTGGAGCCGGTGGTAGACGGCGATGTGCTCCTGCAATATAAACTGAACGGTTATACGGCCCAGGCGCTGGCGGACACTGCGCTGGCCAACCGCCCGGATCTGCTGATGGCTGATAACCAGCTGAAAATGGCCGGCGTCAACTACCGCCTCCAGAAAGCCATAGCCGTTCCCGACCTGCACCTTGGCGCCACCTACGACCGCAACGGCAGCTATGCCCCGCATTTCATCGGTCTGACCATGGGCATCGACCTGCCGCTGTGGAACCGCAACCAGGGGAACATCAAAGCCGCGGAAAATACCGTCAAAGTGCAAAGCGCCGCGCTGGAACAACAGCGCCTGAGCATCGCCGTGGAAGTGAACACGGCGTTGCGCAGGATCAGCGCCCTCGAAAAGGGCATCGAGTGGACGGACCTGAAGCAGTTCAACGGCGAATACGACAGGCTTATCGACGAGGTGGCCCGCAATTTCCGGAAAGGCAATATTTCGCTGCTGCAGTTCATCGACTACTTCAACAGCTACAGCGACCATGTGAAACATACCAACAAGTTCCTCAACGACCGCGTGCTGGCGTATGAAGAGCTGAATTACGCCACCGGCGCGCAACTTTTTAATACCGTACGATGAAACACGTCAACTACATGCTTCCGCTGATACTGGCCGCCGCGCTCACCGGCTGGAGCAGCTGCAAACAATCCCACGCGGAAGACGCCGAAGCCGCCACTTTTGTGCTGAGCGACACCATGATGGCGTCTATCCGGATAGATACCACCGTGATCAGGCCCGTGGAAAGCGAACTGCGCCTTTCCGGCAAGGTAACGCCCGATATGGGCAAGGTGCTGAAACTCTACCCGCTGGTGAGCGGTTATGTACGCAACATCAATGTGCAGCTGGGCGACTATGTGAAGAAAGGGCAGGTGCTGGCTGTGATACAGAGCGGGGAAATCGCCGATTACGACAAGCAGCTCATCCAGGCCAAAACGGATATGGTGATGGCCGAAAAGAGCCTTAAAGTGGCGCAGGACCTCTATAAAAGCCAGCTGGCCACGGAAAAGGACGTGGTGAACGCCGAAGGCGCGCTCAACAACGCCAAAGCAGAATTGGCGCGCATCAACGAAATGCTCCGGATCTACCGGAAAGGCAACGGCGCCACCTCCATCGTGACGGCGCCCATCAGCGGCTATATCATCGAAAAGAACATCAACAACGGCATGGAAATGCGCTCGGACAACAGCGCCCACATGTTCACCATTTCGGAACTGGACGATGTATGGATCATGGCGAACGTTTTCGAGACCGACATCTCGCGGGTGAAAGAAGGATACCCGGCTGAAGTGACCACCATCAGCTACCCGGACAGGGTATTCCATGGGCAGATCGACAAGGTGTACAATGTGCTAGACCCGGACACGAAGACCATGCAGGTGCGCATCCGGCTCAACAACGAGGGCATGTTGCTCAAACCCGAGATGTTCGCCACCGTGCTGCTGCGCTACCGCGAAGGCAACGAAATGATGACCATCCCGTCGTCGGCCGTGATTTTCGACAAAGGGAAAAACTTCGTGATGGTGTTCAAAGACCGTTACAATATCGAAACGAAAGAAGTGAAGGTGACCAAATCGCTCAACGAGGTATCGTATATCCAGCGTGGTTTACAGCCGGGCGATAAAGTGATATCACGGAACCAGTTACTGATCTATGACGCATTGAACGACTGACATACATGAACAGATTCATCAGAAATATCGTAGGCTTTTCGCTCCGGAACAGGTTCTTTGTGTTCTTCATGCTGGCCGTGCTCAGCATCGGCGGGGTAGTGGCTTTCCTGCACACGCCCATCGAAGCCTTCCCCGACGTCACCAATACCCAGATCGTGATCGTGACGGAATGGAACGGGCGCAGCGCCGAAGAAGTGGAGCGCTTCGTGACCACCCCCATTGAAATATCGATGAACGGCGTGCAGAAGAAAACCAGCGTGCGTTCCATCACGATGTTCGGCCTCTCCGTTATCAAGATCATTTTTGACGACGATGTGGAAGACTTTTTCGCCCGGCAGCAGGTCAACAATATGCTGCGCAACGTATCGCTGCCGGAAACGGTGGAGCCCGAAGTGCAGCCGCCGTATGGGCCTACGGGCGAAGTATTCCGCTACTGGCTCAAAAGCGAGCACCGCGATTCCCGCAGCCTGCTCACGTACCAGAACTGGGTGATCGACCGCCAGCTGCGCAGCGTGCCCGGCGTGGCGGACGTGGTGGCCTTCGGCGGACAGGAAAAGATCTACGAGATCACCGCCGACCCCATCAAACTGGCCAAATACAACATCACCCCCCTGGAACTGTATGAAGCAGCTTCCAAAAGCAATATCAACGTAGGGGGCGATGTGATCGAAAAGAACGGGCAGGCGTATGTGGTGCGCGGCATCGGCCTGCTCGACAATATCAAAGACATCGAGAACATCATTATAGAGAACATCGACGGTACGCCCATCCTCGTCAAGAACGTGGCCAGCGTGCAGGAAACTTCCGCGCCGCGGGTAGGGCAGGCCGGCCTCAACGACATGGACGATATCGTGGAAGGCATCGTGGTGATGCGGAAAGGAGAGAACCCCAGCGAAGTGCTGGGCCGCATCAAGGAGAAAGTGGCAGAGCTGAACGACAAAGTGCTGCCCTCGGATATCAAGATGGTTACCTTCTACGACCGCGACGTGCTGATGGAATACTGCACCGGCACGGTAATGCACAACCTGCTCGAAGGGATCATCTTCGTGACCGTGATCGTGTTCATCTTTATGGCCGACTGGCGCACCACGCTGATTGTGGGCATCATCATCCCGCTCAGCCTGCTGTTTGCCTTTATCTGTCTCAAGCTGAAAGGCATGAGCGCCAACCTGCTCTCGATGGGCGCCATCGATTTCGGGATCATTATCGACGGGGCGGTGGTGATGGTCGAAGGCATCTTCGTGATGCTCGACCATAAGGCCAGACACTTCGGCATGGCGCGGTTCAACCGCCTCGCCAAAATGGGCTGGATCAAAAAAACGGGCGGAGAGCTGGGCAAAGCGGTGTTCTTTTCCAAACTGATCATCATCATTTCCCTGCTGCCCATCTTTTCGTTCCAGAAAGTGGAAGGCAAAATGTTTTCGCCGCTGGCCTGGACGCTGGGCTTCGCCCTGCTGGGCGCCCTGCTCTTCACGCTCACGCTGGTGCCCGTACTGAGCTCCATCCTGCTCAACAAAAACGTACGCGAACGGCATAACCCGGTGGTGATCTTTTTCCACCGCATCGTGATGAAAGGGTTTAACTGGACGTACGCGCATAAACGATTAAGTCTTCTCATAGCCGTCATATTCATGGGACTCAGTTTTGCCTCCTCGAAATTCCTGGGCTCGGAGTTTCTCCCGCAGCTCAACGAAGGGGCGCTGTGGGTGGAGGCGAAACTCCCCATGAGTATGTCTCTGAACGAAACGACGCAGTTCGTGAGCAAGTTCAGGAAGGAACTGGGCAGCTTCCCCGAAGTGAACGGCGTGCTGTCGCAAACCGGCCGCTCCAACGACGGCACGGATCCTTCCGGCTTCTATTACGTGCAGTGCCAGG encodes:
- a CDS encoding penicillin-binding transpeptidase domain-containing protein, which gives rise to MLRFLFIFIFGCTVQTAAQNCDIPGSTVIYDYAAKKWICTDSADAWKPSQPASTFKIINLLIALETGVIKDENEVIKWPGKTDTSLYGYRPEIYKDMTVKRAFEVSAGWAFIELSKKIGKERYRHYLKACRYGNGDLSRNDPDFWNFGPFKISPRNQVEFLISVYEEKLPFSKRNFAILKRVMITEQTNDYTIRSKTGWTRLDGNDYGWWTGYLEKKNNVYFFATRLVKERKTQNPDFGSCRKLVTIQRLKELKAM
- a CDS encoding sigma factor, with the translated sequence MQKTRYHSAAEGAEGDVIAQLRPLLTTYAYNITGVLEEARDLVQDAYVRFMQTDTKRTSSARSSTCRSTATPNVKKQVIPASGCRNPSIPPARTAGCWARTCCAIR
- a CDS encoding sigma factor-like helix-turn-helix DNA-binding protein is translated as MLGKDVLRYSLMVLLEKLNARERAVFILREAFNYDYAEIAAALEISEANARQLLSRAKKQLHHHPPATVRQQDQAFLQRYLEVIHQGDTSRLEKLLHEDITSISDGGGKVAAAIQPIHGRKAVQAFLLGIYQKFYHAADIRAVTINHQPALLYYFNGQLTTCQVFTVDDNGISGVYLIRNPEKLAAIAL
- a CDS encoding carboxymuconolactone decarboxylase family protein; its protein translation is MTPRISPADIPAGLIEAMRHVQAYIDDAGLDRRLLELVRTRVSQINSCAYCLDMHHKEALHAGETIQRLISVSAWREAPYYSPKEQAVLAFAENLTHMPAEEHSDDLHYEMLQHFSRPEIALWSLAVAQINSWNRLVRSFGTVAGNYKVPESRPRLEPGTPA
- a CDS encoding ABC transporter permease, which gives rise to MFKHNLLIIFRNFRRFKGSFFINLAGLSTGLACVLLIYLWVDDELHVDKFHQNDEQVYQVMQNMQLADHIETVDASPFPLAEALKAEMPEVEQTAMCTNPAWLDKFSITADGLTIKAGGIFASPEFFSVFTYPVLQGKMAGSNDVMVSASLARKLYKTENEAMGKPFPWELGRVKGNARIAGIFKDVPANSSMQFELVLSAGFIKEFMPNNLHWGNYNILTFAQLRPGTDVAAFNKKIAGFIRTKRSDSNITLFLKKYSDAYLYGKYENGAAVGGRIAYVRLFSIIAVFILLIACINFMNLSTAKASRRLKEVGIKKALGVSRRSLIWQHMCEALMMTFISLFVALLLAAMLTGPFNRITGKELHLVPGVRLVASLLGITLVTGLLAGSYPALYLSRFNPLTVLKGRLQTSFGEVWTRKGLVVFQFAMSVILIVAVTVVYKQIDFVQTRQLGYDRSNVLYFQRDGKAGENAAAFMARIKQLPGVQDASSMEDIIVGQHSFTEGLDWPGRKKDEIIKFENVTLSFGAMEVLGMQMAEGRMFSTTHPTDSFALILNEAGVKAIGLKDPVGKTVKLWGTERKVIGVVKDFHFESFHKAVEPVFLKIGTTECTNMLVKIAPGREKQAIAGLERLYREFNPGYTFEYRFMDASYQSLYDAEKRVSALSGYFAGLAILISCLGLFGLAAFTAERRWKEIGIRKVLGASVTNIVTMLSGDFIKLVLISIVIACPVAWYAMHTWLSGFAYRIDLQWWMFALAGLAAICIALMSVGVQSVKAALMNPVKTLHAD
- a CDS encoding TolC family protein; this translates as MKKLGIFWIVSILLSTNGMAQDARRLTLPQAESMFLQNNFLLLAQRYQVSADEALVQQAKLWDNPSFSSTSGFGTIQKVQPFNIGSGGQFEGDIDQLIRLAGKRNKQVQLAQWNAATSAAAFKELMRTLRLQLRSSYYELYFLKETEKVLKEQLTNLQKILDAYHSADSSGSVAHADVIRLQALQIGIANDYTDLRQRELDASQSLQLLLGSAGPVEPVVDGDVLLQYKLNGYTAQALADTALANRPDLLMADNQLKMAGVNYRLQKAIAVPDLHLGATYDRNGSYAPHFIGLTMGIDLPLWNRNQGNIKAAENTVKVQSAALEQQRLSIAVEVNTALRRISALEKGIEWTDLKQFNGEYDRLIDEVARNFRKGNISLLQFIDYFNSYSDHVKHTNKFLNDRVLAYEELNYATGAQLFNTVR
- a CDS encoding efflux RND transporter periplasmic adaptor subunit, whose product is MKHVNYMLPLILAAALTGWSSCKQSHAEDAEAATFVLSDTMMASIRIDTTVIRPVESELRLSGKVTPDMGKVLKLYPLVSGYVRNINVQLGDYVKKGQVLAVIQSGEIADYDKQLIQAKTDMVMAEKSLKVAQDLYKSQLATEKDVVNAEGALNNAKAELARINEMLRIYRKGNGATSIVTAPISGYIIEKNINNGMEMRSDNSAHMFTISELDDVWIMANVFETDISRVKEGYPAEVTTISYPDRVFHGQIDKVYNVLDPDTKTMQVRIRLNNEGMLLKPEMFATVLLRYREGNEMMTIPSSAVIFDKGKNFVMVFKDRYNIETKEVKVTKSLNEVSYIQRGLQPGDKVISRNQLLIYDALND
- a CDS encoding efflux RND transporter permease subunit, with the translated sequence MNRFIRNIVGFSLRNRFFVFFMLAVLSIGGVVAFLHTPIEAFPDVTNTQIVIVTEWNGRSAEEVERFVTTPIEISMNGVQKKTSVRSITMFGLSVIKIIFDDDVEDFFARQQVNNMLRNVSLPETVEPEVQPPYGPTGEVFRYWLKSEHRDSRSLLTYQNWVIDRQLRSVPGVADVVAFGGQEKIYEITADPIKLAKYNITPLELYEAASKSNINVGGDVIEKNGQAYVVRGIGLLDNIKDIENIIIENIDGTPILVKNVASVQETSAPRVGQAGLNDMDDIVEGIVVMRKGENPSEVLGRIKEKVAELNDKVLPSDIKMVTFYDRDVLMEYCTGTVMHNLLEGIIFVTVIVFIFMADWRTTLIVGIIIPLSLLFAFICLKLKGMSANLLSMGAIDFGIIIDGAVVMVEGIFVMLDHKARHFGMARFNRLAKMGWIKKTGGELGKAVFFSKLIIIISLLPIFSFQKVEGKMFSPLAWTLGFALLGALLFTLTLVPVLSSILLNKNVRERHNPVVIFFHRIVMKGFNWTYAHKRLSLLIAVIFMGLSFASSKFLGSEFLPQLNEGALWVEAKLPMSMSLNETTQFVSKFRKELGSFPEVNGVLSQTGRSNDGTDPSGFYYVQCQVNLKPKKEWTRRISMDELVEEMDKRLKQYQGVVYNYSQPIIDNVAEAVAGINASNAVKIYGDNLEDLDDIANKVIAQIANVRGIKDVGILRNVGQPEMSVHLDEQKMALYGVKTADAQAVIEMAIGGKTATQLFEGERKFDVRIRYDQHFRKDEEDLRNLVVPAMNGNKIPLKEIAEIKTLTGPAFIYRDNTKRFIGVKFSVRDRDLGSTIAEAQAKVNKNIRLPKGYSIGWTGEFENQVRATKRLGQVVPVSLVAIFIILFIMMGSVKDAGLILLNVPFALIGGILALHITGINFGISAGVGFIALFGICIQNGVILISVFHKNLLQKMPLNDAIRTGVEERIRPVVMTALMAAIGLIPAAVSTGIGSETQKPLAVVVIGGLVTATVLTLLVFPLIFFGAYRKKHISHHKNTIT